The genomic stretch ttttggctcagatttttattaattgtcCAGTGGTAAGCTTGTTAATATTCATGTAGATTATTATGGAAaggaatcaaaataaaaaaaattcaagtcatgAAGTCAAGTAGGAAGAggttaaaatgaacaaaatgactGCTTAACAGtgtatacaaatacaaaactgCCCATTTGTACCATTAGTGGTTCTGATTCTGTTGACATGACAAGATGTGTACTTCAGAGTCTATCATTATGTTTGAGCACACTAAATGTTTAATCCAGACTGACCTTATGGAGAATGACTTGGCCTTCCTGTGGGTTGCCTGGAGTCCGAAACTTCTCTTGAGTCTCATTGGAGATCTCATCATTACCAGGAGCCAAATCTGTAAACAAACAGGAAGAGGGCACATGGTATTACAAACTGACAGCTCTTTAAAAGAGGGAACAACGTTCAGTACAAAGTTACAGGCACACGTACCCAAGATCCCCATGTCATATTTGCCTTCCTTCTTGTCCTTTTCAATCAGGTAGTCAAAATTGTCACTGAAGTACTGAAAGAGAGAGTTCTGCTTGAGAACTTCCAGACCCAAAATACGATTGAGGAACTTAGTGATGGTGCAGTCTGTCGAAAAACAGAGGAGAAAACAagagaataatataatatatatgtatatatgagtgtatgtatattaaatataatggGTGGGGAACTCACCTTTCTCAGGGCTGATAAAGCgagtctccttacagaaaatgcCGACATCCATCATGCCTTGCTTCATGTCTAAGAGTACAAAAAATGAGTGCAAATCGATACCATACATGGATAATAAGTAAAGGACTGAAATCTTCACCCACATTTTGCTTTTCAACATATATAAGatacattaacactacaaaAAAATTCCAAAGTTTTACCTCTGAAGAACACAGCATCACCACCTGGATAGCCCTTGGGAGGGGGCACCTTACTCTCAAGGTGACCTAGAATTGCTTTGGTGATCTTCTCTAAAGCCCTGCTACCATACtggaaaggaaaacaaacactCGTTGCATAATCGAGAACTGGTTTAGATTAACATCTGCAAATATGTTCAAGATAAGAGGATGACTCACTTTATTTTCAAAGTTGTACTTGCTCAGGTCTCTAGACTCTGTTGCTCTTCGGTCACCGTGTGTCAGAGCACCCTGTGAGAGGATACAGATATTACAGCTCCGATAATTAAAAACACTACATGTGATGTTAAATTTAGCTTACATGCTCGGCAAAATAAAAGATATTATAATATTCCACCATGTCAGCTGCTGTCAGCTCCATTGAAGTTTAGAGCTAAAATACTGCTGCCACAACGAGTTTAATAATCTACTTAAAAGTCGAAACAGCATCAAAAGTCTGAATGCAGCAAAGGGAGAAACTCTAATCAGCAAATATTAGCAAGGGGACAAAATGAGATTATATGGATTTGTTTAGCATAAAACTGTACTAGATAACACTACATCAGATTCACTTTCAGTTAGACTGAAAGTGAGTAGGATGTCACAAATCCTGAACATCGCGTCTTATATCAGTTTTGACTTCCAAAATGACTAATATGACCTAATTGCAATTGGTAGACCCCTTTGAAGTAAGAAATGAGATTATTTCCTCTACGTAGTAAGAAAAAACATAATACACAATggaaatacattattataaaaatataatatattacagaAAATGCCACATTCGGATAATATGTTCAGTTCAAATGATTTTGTACTGATACAGTCTGAAACTATCTCTAGGGAGACCAGTGGACATAAACCATGTCAGTAAAatggtatttttttgttttatatttgataggatgtgaaagaaaatgaaagcaaTTAGACTTTAAGCTGTGTGGCTCAGATGGGCATTTGAGTGTATTTGTGACCTACCAGGCTCTCCAGCCTCTTAGCCACAATAGAAGCAAATCGTCTTTCGCCTGCCAGTTCAGAGATGAGGAAAATATACTCTGGTGGTGTGACTTGGTTGGATCGGTGAGTACGACCTGGATatgagtgataaaaaaaaaaagagtaaggTTTGTTGTTTATGGGTCTGAGGTAACAGTGTTGTGCTTTACGAGAAGCTAACTCTGAACACTCGATACAAAGCTGCACTTTGGTGGAGTTATTATCAAGTCATTACTCAAGTTCTTTGCTTCATTTATCATTAggtttatttacacaaacatgtatatttatacagcaGATTTCCattgcatactgtatgtgaaaacaAGAACTGGACCAAACAGAAGTCAAGAAaactagttttattattatttttttttagcatttgaaTGCTGCAGCACTATAGTGCATGACAAATGTTAAAATGACAAACTGCTAAATCCAACTGTTTTCACTCCTTTAGTGAAAAAATGATCTGGAACATTTTTAGTAGACATAAGGACCACTAGTGATAAGCACACAAGACTGAGGAGTTGGACATGGGGTCCTTACTCACCAAACTGCTGAATGGCCCGGTCAGCACTCCAGGGCAACTCCAGGGTCATGTGGACTCGCCTGCGTTGGTTCTGCACTCGCCTGTCTGCCTGTAAAGAGATTCCTGAACTGGCTGCCTCAGAGATTATAGCCACCAgctgagagaggaggagaggaatagagtgagggggagagaaagaaaagattcaTTTGCTCAATGTTTCAATGATGTAGTCAAAAAGGCTTTTGCTTTTGAAATGAATTATAGAGTCAACTTTTTAAACCACGCTGCACAGTTCTAACCTTCCCTCCATTCATGAAGCGATCCTTTTCTTTGATGTTGATTTGGTCGATAGTGTGACCGTGTTCAGCACGAGACTCATAGTGCACATTCCCATCCGGCCGCCGAACCACTCGGCCCTTTCTTCCTGTCAtctatacacataaataaagaggaaaagagattCGTTCaattttatgaaaaaataaaatctatatacAAGAACAAATAACTGTGATCAGCTAAAACTATCTACATAGTTTTCCCCCTTTGCCTTACCTCCGAAACCTTCTCTGGACCTCCAAATTTATCTATGAGCTCATCCAAAGTGTTCAGAGGTAGTTCTTTCCCAAGCTCAGCGATTTTATTGAGAAGGCTTTGCTTCATCTCCTCCAAACGAGCTAGtgatcaggaaaaaaaaagaggagttaaacaattatttaatttctCACAAAGAAATTACGCTTTAGTGAActgctgaatttatttttaagctttatATCAATTTTAACCTTTCGGTTTTTGTAATGAATGGAAATTTACACCATATGCAGAGCTGAATACAATAACGCCTAAATGACTGATTCTATAGGTAGGAGTATTGAATGCACCACTGGATATACACCAGAATGACTAAACACTGTACCAGCATAACAGTTGCTTTGTGTAATAAAGATGACATCGTCGTTATTGTCCTGTAGTGAATCTGGAGACGAATTGGAGTCACTGTCCACTCCATCAGACTCTGTGCTGCTGTCATCACTGATGTTAATGAGGCTTTTGGCGTCCATACCCTGTTTGGGGCACTTCGCCTGCCGGCCTTTGGGCTtacctacaccacacacaggaacagTGCAATATTTGTACATATCTAGAAAGGAGGTTTCCAGTTTGAACCAAATTAAGACCATTtcaagaaagagaaataatatGGCAGGGAAATGTGATGGAGGATGAGCTGAGGCATGAGAGAGTTGTCATGAGTTGAAATGAGGACATATGATGTTCCACACAGAGAAAGACCTACGTTTTCTCTTGCTGACTGTTCCTTTCTCTCTTCGCTGTTTCTCTGAAGGGAAATGCTTCTGTACCAGGGACTGGAACACACCCCTaagaacaaagaaacaaatccTGTTACTAAGAATCCACGCTAAGCATTCACACTGTGCTTCATATTACCGCTACAGACAGAAGTAAGCAGCATGACAGCAATAGCAAATGCAATATAATCAAAATACAAGCACCTTCATCTGTCAATTTGAATACAGTAAGTCATAATGAATTGAGAAATGCTACACTTACTCTGCAGCAGAAACAAATTTGTCGAGGTGCCCTTCGTTTTCATCTAGAACTTCTCGGGTTCGTGCTTCACCAGTCGATTGTAGTCCAATCACAACGCACtgcaagagaaaaagaaaattagcTGAATTTTAGTTTGATAGTGTCGTTCATATGCTTTGTAAAAGAACACTAACGCCTAATGGCTTCAATGGTGTGATGAAGCTCACCTTGCCAGCTTCTAGCTCCTTCTTTGCCAGCTCGACCAGACAGCGCACCTTCGAGGCAATACAGAGGTATTTGAAAAATCGCTGGTGGGAAGACCAGAACTGACCCCACAGAGACTTCCTGGACACCATACCGAGAAGATCAGCAGCTTTAGTGAAGACAGTCAAGGCTTCTGCCCACTGAGGACCACAGACAGAAAGGGTCTGTTTCATTTCTACAGCATGACCACAGTTTCTCATAAGCCAAAATCTCTCATAGTACCACAAAAAGTAagcatttaaatatgttttttttgtatagcacaGACACTAGTTCTGGTTGTAACATGATTGGTAGATGTATATAAATTTTCTtgttataatacagtatattatactttCTCTATGTGGTGAAGCTGTTTTTTAAAGAGATGTTTAGGTGAAATGAATTGAAGCAGTGGTAACATGTCAGCAATTTGTAACAGTCATTATTATGCTTTGTAAGTTTTCATATCATGGAAAAGTGTAAAAGATAGATGAGAACGAATTTTTCCACTATATTAAGTGTACtgtttataaatgaattaaactttaatatttgAGAAATATCTGGAAATCCCTGGTgtgcaaaaaaaccccaaaaaaaaaaaacaattactcttaaaccacaacaacaacaacaacagtggcTATTGTGCATTCCTTACCAGTTTGGCAGCTTTGTTGTAAACAAGTATGAAGTCATCATCCAAGCTGATTTCTTCGATGCGGAAAGACACCCCAGAGAAGCTCAGTTGCCGTGCAATGTACATCCCACTCACCTTCATGTCCATGGCAACAATTTCCATGGCACCCACACCTCTACCAAAAGGATGCAAACAGCCAATGAGAAAACCTTTTCCCACATCCACTAATTATCTAGCAAACCGTGTGCATTTTACAAACCTCTTCTCTATTGCATGGAGGAAATCGTCAAACGTCCTAAATTGTGTTCCTTCTCCCCAGATGCCCAAACGACTCATGTAGATCATGTTCTTTGGCTCAGAGGCACCTGTGGAATGGAGAACATGTTGACCTTTGTTTCATAAAGACTTCAAACATTTCCATGTCGCTGTAAAGACATCTCTTTAACCACTCACCTGTGGCACTGGCATACACAACCCTGGCCAGAGGTAGCTTGTTCTGCAGCTGCAGCACAGCTTTGCCCATTTTGGTGGAGGTGGCATTCTTGGCTTTATGGCACTCATCAAACACAATCTGTAATTATGTTGCAGTTAAGGAAATTTATTGCAATCAACTAGAGATGTATTACTCTTTAATATAGTTTTCAAATCGTCATAATTGTATAAATGTCAGATTTAGTCAGAACTCAAACAGTAAAGGATACGACTCCATCAAATTCAGGTCCACACCAATCCAGAATCTGCTTGAGTCTGGTCCGAAGCTGGCCTCCTGCCTGGCTCTCTCCAATCAGAGCAGAGTAAGTAGCAAACAGAACCCCTTCTGAGGTAGCTGTGTCTCCATACTTTATCTGACaggacacagtgatacacaaagAGATGAGGTCTTAAGTGGAAATTTATTGTTAACAAGTTACAATGTGCAAAGCCAGAATATGAAAGTTCAAAGGTCAGctatatttaatgtgtgtggACCTTTACCTTATTCAATGCATGTACTAGAATATTGGGAGCACCGATGTCCTGGAGATCTCGTTCAGAATCATATTTAAGGTCATTGGATACACTGAAcctgaaagagacagaggatTTATTAGAGATAGAAGCTGTGCAAAGGGAAAAGTGCTAGCTAAGAAGAagcaatgaaaataaatagGTCAGTGATTATAAATCCCTGTGCTGATGAAAGTAACCCTAGTTACACAGTTTAGATTAAAACACAGTTTGCTGTTAAAGACTTAATTTGATGACACTAAACTGTATGGTGCAGGAGTTCCCTAGGACCGTATTATATGTAAAACTGTTGATCAACTGCTTACCAAAGTGCTTTCCTCCTTCCCTTTATGTAGTTCTCAAGGATGATCCCGGCCACCGTGCGGCCCTTTCCAACTCCAGCTCCATCTCCTAACAGAAAACCTGCTCTCTGCTTGTTCTGTAGAATCACCTCATGTTGCTAATATGCAAAGACAGAAACCATTATTCTGGAAATTATTATGGAGTTTAAATAAGACAGAGTGCTTCGAGTGAATTCAAATGTGCCCCCAAATGAATACTGTTGAAATAATCTGTtgaatactgtactgtactatttTATAACATCCAGGAAACTACAAAGATTGCTGCTAAAGCTAAAAAAGCCTGCAAAAAACCTTTATGTCATCCATCTATCCGTTTCTAAGCAACTTCTAATATCTGAAGTTGTTGATTTGAGTAATAGAATTACTGCTATACCATGATATTTTACCACTGCTAATGCCATGCATAGCCAGCTGAAGTTGtgcagcttgtgtgtgttcgATTATGTGCTGTATGTCTAATAGGAATAGTGTAGACACATGTGTCACTGCACATACTTGGCATGCATAGAGGATGGCCTCCAGCTGCAGGGCAGACAGCATGCTACTGTCTATGATGGCCTCAGGAATGGAAAGAGTATAGCTGATGTCAGGTGGAGGGACACTGGAAAGAGTGCTGGTCTCCACTACACGGTCAGGATGAGAGTTTCCTATAGTGGCTGGAGGAAGGACAGATAAGGGGAGAAATCAagatgactttaaaaaaaaaaagacggatggacagacagacatgatgGTATAAGAAATGAGAGGTTTGGCCCTACATTTTGAAGGTTTGTAGTCAGCATAGGTGTCTACATGGCCTAGCTCTTCTGTCTCCTCTTCCTctatctcctcctcctcttctggcTGTGGCTGCAAACTCTAGAACACAGATACACATGGGCAAATCACAATTACTCAAAGAGAACTGGTACAATCACTTATCTACTGAGctaaaaatgaaagtgaaagcaAAATCCGTCAAAACACTTGAAAAAATGTACATACTGCCAGTCATACAAATAATTCAGATGATTAATTTACAAACTCAATTTCTAAAATGTACTATAAACCTAATTAATTACCATGAAATCACTATAAATTTGCTATAAACACTGTTTGATGTGTTTTAAAGGTTCAGTCAATtcaagtaaaaaataaaaatatgcacaAGCAGAAGTTAATTCTACTAATTTCTAATACAGACAAGGATGATTTCATTTActtgttatataatataatgttgtGAGATGCTACCTGAATGCTCCCCTGAGATGGTGTGCTGATTATAGCAGTGATATCCTCTAAACGGCATAAACCCTGAAACCGGCTGGAACACagctggaaaaaagaaaaacagagcaaaaacatAAGACTGAAAGTAAATTAATGGcaaaagaaaatgtgtgaaatgtgcCATGTCGACTGGTTTCACAACATCTCTCAAACACCAGCTACACTGAGCATATACAGAGTGTTTTAGTGTAGGAGTGTAACAAACAATATCGGAATTCAGAGGAAACCTGCGGTTGATTTGTTAGATGTCTTTCTGTGGGTGGGGGAGCAATTAAATGAGTCTCACCTCCTGATTCTCTGCTGGTGTATTGACATCCCATATGGTAGGCACAGTTGCCAAGCTGTCGTCTACATACTCAGACAGGGAGtcagaagaagagaagagggagTTGTTGGACAGCTCATCTATACACACAAGGTCCTATGGAGGGAGAGAGTTCCAGAGAAAGAGTAAACCATTGGATTAAGGCCACTGTATACAAAACCTTTCAATGTATCAAGGCAATTATTTTAAATCGCCATGACTTCTATTGCAGTTTAAAGATCATTTCTTCAGCCATCCAGGTCATAGAAAATTTTACAAGTAGTTATTCAAGCTGACAACATGTTGACTATCGGTTTGAATACTGTGTGGGGCTTATGCAGATTATCTCCAATTATCTCAATTTAATGCTGCGAATAACTGTTGCAATCACATAATCAGATATGTTTACACTTCTGATATCTCATTTGTAGGTATGTTCACAGATCCTTTTTTTGCATAATGGTACATACTGCTATTTTTTCTATCTGTCCTGTAGTATATTATATTGTCTGCCTGCACTGTCCTTTGTCTTGCACTGGGTTGTTCactatgcactttatgtggctaggctAACTTAGCCATAgcactgtgttgttttgtgtactgcgtcagctatatatagttgaaatgacaataaaaggcCCTTGACCTGATGTGACTTGGTTGATAGACTGACTACTCTAAATTGCCACGGGGTTCTATcccagttactgaagatgataTTATTTTGAGTGAGTAAATCGTAATATTCTTTGTATTTCACACAAGAAAGATGGTTCTTgtgacaagacaaaaaaaaaacacaagagatGGGTCTTGGACAGAAAAATCAATTCAGTTCTAGATAAAACTGTCCCTGGAGATGGAATCATTTTGTTACCATGAGAACAACTTcagctactactactacagaaACTTAACTGAATTACATCAGTGCTTGTGAAACCTAATTGCTGTTTACTGATGCTGAAGGATGACTTTTAATGATAACGTATGGTCAGAAAATCCATTGGATGTTGCTGTGAAATTTTAGCAAAAATAACCATTAGCCATAGCTTAATAAATCAGCTTTTGGAAAACATATACCTATATATTGTATCATGAACAATTTTGTGAAACAGACACAAGCTTAATCAATTCAGATTGTAATCAGACACTGGGCACCATACGACTAGTAAAATCCTCCATGTCCTACATCAGATCATGTACTTGTTTGTCTCTATAGGATAAAGAGTACAGGGCATAACCTTTAAAAATGTCAAACCCCTTCAAAATAATGCTTATATGTTTGTTCATTTGATCACAACATTCACAAAGATTCAGGCATTCAACAGATTCCAACCAATGTTCAGTCACAGcttgagatgaaaaaaaaagggagttTATTCACTGTCAGGGATGAGGAGATGATGACCGGTACAGTCTTTAATTAAAAGCTTTTTTCTAAGTGCATACAGTAAACATTGCTTCAATCTCATAGCTGCAATCAGCCGAGAGCTAAATTCACACTGACGTATTCTAAATGCCTCCATTTAATCATTCAGTTCAGAAACACAATGTTTGAGTcaaaaaaggaacagaaaaaaatactgatGAATCACTGAAGGAAACCTAAAAGAAAGACaaccattattaaaaaaaagagtcaataatttaaaatacataGAGTAAAGCATCTGCTACAAAGCTAACAGAGTCAAATCAAACTAAATAACTGGTCAAAAAATGTTGAGGTTAAATTAGCACAAAACACTTCGGTTACCAGAGATTAACTACAAATTTTGGCTCCCTCAATTAAACCCTTCATAcataaaatttacattaaaaacacattaagattctttagatatttttttaggaatcaaaattattatataaatttatataaatctaaaccgtgtaaaacatttaattgaaatagATTAATTATAATagtttctttaaaaatagaaataaaaatactacacatctaaaacatttataaacatgtttcattcatttgttaACATTCtggtgtaaaatatttttcaactatgaaatagatagatagatagatagatagatagatagatagatagatagatagatagatagatagatagatagatagatagatagatagatagatagatagatagatagatagatagatagatagatagatagatagatagatagatagatagatagatgatcaTTTCACATTAAGACTACCTTTTACCTAATTTAGGATTTTGTGTAGAAGTCCGGATAATTACTTATGAAATATAATCATATGTTAAAGTGTCCTCAGGTGATTTGGAGAGTATTATATTGGATagatgttgttgttaaaaaCTTTAAGGACTGTTCATAAGTGTGGACACTTGCATGAAAGGGTTATATTTAGACATAACATTTAAAAGATATACTCATTCTGACTCAAGATGCTTATTTTCCAAGTCAATGTGATCCAAGTCAAAGTCAAAATAATTTTCATAAGGCAAAGTAATTATAATTACGTTTATAATGCACAATGTACATGTATAATTAGGCATTTTGAATATGCTCTGTATGCTATAAGGAGACATGCAAGCTCCCTGGAAGCTGTCACTGGAACAGAAAAGCAGGAAAGTCACATGCTTGGATGGTCATGGCAGGTAAACTCTAGGAACACTTGCCTTGGAGAACATTTTAGCAGAGAAGCTGAGGAGCTTTGACAGCCACGTCTTTACTAAGTGAAAACATCACATCCTGCCCATCGTACTGAAGCCAGCTCTGACTCAAACTAGAGCAGCTTTTTTGTTCCTTCCGCAACAGAAAACACCATGAACACCCTCCTGTTTCCATGGTCAGGAAAGTTCAGTAAACCCGATTAACACGATATATACGAATATACGGATGGAGCACATCTTATATTCGGATTACAGCAGTGTTTTCAAATGCCTccttgtgtgtgcatgaaagTCAGTGTAGCACATATAAACGTGTAGTAGGATTTATGTCAGTTTTCCGATGAAGTATTATGCAAATTGtcactgtatgtatatattaaatatattaaagtatATTACCAATGTTAAAATAATGATCACTTCTATTCACTATTAATTTGTAATATGCTAATTATAagataatgatttaaaataaatatcctCCTATTCATTGTAAATTTAGTatagattttatattaaatgttagATTTTATTCTACTGATTTTattctaaatataataattttcataCCACTATTAAAGttaaaatcatttttagaatcagttctaaaaaaaaaagttaggattttcttttcttttttttgaagACACCATAGTTTTGGAGATACAATGTCATTTCAATAAAACATCTGTGTAGCTCTTTAGTCTTACTAATATCACGCCTATCATTTTAATGAATGGCGCTGTAGAAAAACTTTCACTGCAAAACTCTGCCAAGCGTGTAGAAGATACAATGATTTAATGAAGTTATAAATGGTTGAGAATCAGAACGCTTATTTGGCTTTCAGTAACGGTCTGTTCCTCTTCCAGTTCATATTCTCTGTTTCCTGCTTAAACAAGCAATTTGTGTTTCCCAGCAgtgtactcaaaaaaaaaaaaaattatgaccATATTTAGACCATGTTTTCACAATCAGAGAACTTCTCCATCCCTGACTGGTATTTAATCAGGTCCACAAACTACAAACACCACAGCACAGACGTTAGGAAAGTCAAATATTTAGCATCAGTACTAATAAACATTGTGTTTTATGCTTCAAGTTAAGATTTGCAGCATATCCTTGTATTCTAGCAGCTACAAGAACAATTCCATGCCAGGGCCCACGATAAGTGAATAAAAGACAGCTGTATTGTGTAAAATTGCCGTTTCTGGTCAAACGTGGCTTTGTTTTGTCCTTTAACCACATAAATGTGGTGTAGGTTTTCAGGAAAGCTGAGCCACTGCTTCACTTGTTTGTGCTGAACCGGCTTGCAGGGAATCCCCCAGCATTCCACATCAAACATTCTTCCATATAAAATACCTTTACTTATTTGTTACAACATATTTCTAGCCAAATGTACCACAGGACTATGAGAAAAACAACCCTGCTAACATTTGTGTTCAACCTGAAGCATATGGTTCCTTCTTTATTCTCACTTGGTGTTGGAGGTAAATGCTTTTTCAGTTTCCGGTAACGTTCAACTGCTTTAACACAAAGCTGGTACAGAAATTAATCAGTTTACAAAAAAGGTTCAGGGATGAATGGAAACAAATGATGTGGATCAGCATTTTCTGACATCAAAATCAATCGGTCAAAATCACTTAGATCACATTTTCCCACATTCAGAGAGTTGCGcagtaactgaagctcttgaccgggaatctgcatgattttatgcacggCACTGCATTGTAGACGTCAATATCGTGTGTACTGTAGATGACTTATAAAGAgaacttttttaatttactaaACGTGCACAGAAGTTGAAACAGTATGTAAATAAGGTAAATGAGTGCATGCAGGAAAATATCTCAGTCTTGTCTTCTGGAAGATTTGTGtgaacaacaaataaacaaacaaataaataactaaataaatgtgcAGACATAAGTTTATTACATTAGGTGAATCAAGCAAATGATTGAAAACCTTTACATTCATCTAAAAAAATGTCAGCTTGAGCAAATCTTATTGAATACTCCATTTGCTAATAACGAGAAGGTTTGTATGTCTTCCAGCATTAATTTTTGCACTTAATAGTGACTTCCAAACTaattaaaatatgcaaaatgaaACTATTTACATTAACCCTGCCCTTTTGCATTTTCGGGTAAATCTGACATAATACACATACATTAAATCAAATGTGCAAACGAACAAATCATGCTGCTTGGCTCATTTGAATGACCATCCTCTGTTGACTCCATTAGTAAACCAGCCTGCGCATGTATTCTCAATTGCAAATCCTCACTGCTGGTTAACATGTCATTGCTATCTAAAGTGTTTTTGTACAAACATGCCCAGAGACGTCGGCTGAGCTCTTCACAACGGGAGAAATGATGTGTCTGCTCACAACAAAAtgtcaattaatttttttttaaaaacttaaataaaatatgaattaaaccAAACCCACTATAATGCAGTCAGGAAAAACACATATTGGCTAATGAATTAAAATCATTTGCCtgcataaataaacag from Tachysurus fulvidraco isolate hzauxx_2018 chromosome 2, HZAU_PFXX_2.0, whole genome shotgun sequence encodes the following:
- the si:ch73-63e15.2 gene encoding protein strawberry notch homolog 2 isoform X1 yields the protein MPFFSASSAMEGQNCSHTEGTQLDTGMLGLASSAMETPLCTPWSFSQTPFNLCWPAQSGSQQHSSSITPEMHMDISHSAFPDLGDMLNFPCNEDFFQDLVCIDELSNNSLFSSSDSLSEYVDDSLATVPTIWDVNTPAENQELCSSRFQGLCRLEDITAIISTPSQGSIQSLQPQPEEEEEIEEEETEELGHVDTYADYKPSKSTIGNSHPDRVVETSTLSSVPPPDISYTLSIPEAIIDSSMLSALQLEAILYACQQHEVILQNKQRAGFLLGDGAGVGKGRTVAGIILENYIKGRRKALWFSVSNDLKYDSERDLQDIGAPNILVHALNKIKYGDTATSEGVLFATYSALIGESQAGGQLRTRLKQILDWCGPEFDGVIVFDECHKAKNATSTKMGKAVLQLQNKLPLARVVYASATGASEPKNMIYMSRLGIWGEGTQFRTFDDFLHAIEKRGVGAMEIVAMDMKVSGMYIARQLSFSGVSFRIEEISLDDDFILVYNKAAKLWAEALTVFTKAADLLGMVSRKSLWGQFWSSHQRFFKYLCIASKVRCLVELAKKELEAGKCVVIGLQSTGEARTREVLDENEGHLDKFVSAAEGVFQSLVQKHFPSEKQRREKGTVSKRKRKPKGRQAKCPKQGMDAKSLINISDDSSTESDGVDSDSNSSPDSLQDNNDDVIFITQSNCYAARLEEMKQSLLNKIAELGKELPLNTLDELIDKFGGPEKVSEMTGRKGRVVRRPDGNVHYESRAEHGHTIDQINIKEKDRFMNGGKLVAIISEAASSGISLQADRRVQNQRRRVHMTLELPWSADRAIQQFGRTHRSNQVTPPEYIFLISELAGERRFASIVAKRLESLGALTHGDRRATESRDLSKYNFENKYGSRALEKITKAILGHLESKVPPPKGYPGGDAVFFRDMKQGMMDVGIFCKETRFISPEKDCTITKFLNRILGLEVLKQNSLFQYFSDNFDYLIEKDKKEGKYDMGILDLAPGNDEISNETQEKFRTPGNPQEGQVILHKISVDRGMPWEEALKKSHTFSNPDEGFYMSHKLRGSHPCVLLAELGRGHNLTVYKPNVGKQKKPENLENIQKKYRKVTPEEAKESWENQFTFSFRKCSHANWTGRCKKVEEGQECVQGKRLRQYHVLCGALLCVWKRVADVVADVTSSSILQIVRLKTKEHKQVGIKIPENCVAQVRDELDRMDKEVERKHTEKKLQAQEQLLAEQRRRMLEERHRDTLYSHPPQLSSMTTIFNDPLFASFSSLNSTEGILDLTVGGSSRLSPHSTDFSIEAFSQVEQQQHQQQQGQSALRDSVQQLFNYVTHHEPSHHSALPSSSPDSLHTAIPAAASLFSTSAIHPSSSSSSLFSPSLTPSSSSSSLSLFSSLSPSDQHPFANCNDDTVINAKEVLSNMLRSSDSRTSVIHFRVPESEHMS
- the si:ch73-63e15.2 gene encoding protein strawberry notch homolog 2 isoform X2, yielding MHMDISHSAFPDLGDMLNFPCNEDFFQDLVCIDELSNNSLFSSSDSLSEYVDDSLATVPTIWDVNTPAENQELCSSRFQGLCRLEDITAIISTPSQGSIQSLQPQPEEEEEIEEEETEELGHVDTYADYKPSKSTIGNSHPDRVVETSTLSSVPPPDISYTLSIPEAIIDSSMLSALQLEAILYACQQHEVILQNKQRAGFLLGDGAGVGKGRTVAGIILENYIKGRRKALWFSVSNDLKYDSERDLQDIGAPNILVHALNKIKYGDTATSEGVLFATYSALIGESQAGGQLRTRLKQILDWCGPEFDGVIVFDECHKAKNATSTKMGKAVLQLQNKLPLARVVYASATGASEPKNMIYMSRLGIWGEGTQFRTFDDFLHAIEKRGVGAMEIVAMDMKVSGMYIARQLSFSGVSFRIEEISLDDDFILVYNKAAKLWAEALTVFTKAADLLGMVSRKSLWGQFWSSHQRFFKYLCIASKVRCLVELAKKELEAGKCVVIGLQSTGEARTREVLDENEGHLDKFVSAAEGVFQSLVQKHFPSEKQRREKGTVSKRKRKPKGRQAKCPKQGMDAKSLINISDDSSTESDGVDSDSNSSPDSLQDNNDDVIFITQSNCYAARLEEMKQSLLNKIAELGKELPLNTLDELIDKFGGPEKVSEMTGRKGRVVRRPDGNVHYESRAEHGHTIDQINIKEKDRFMNGGKLVAIISEAASSGISLQADRRVQNQRRRVHMTLELPWSADRAIQQFGRTHRSNQVTPPEYIFLISELAGERRFASIVAKRLESLGALTHGDRRATESRDLSKYNFENKYGSRALEKITKAILGHLESKVPPPKGYPGGDAVFFRDMKQGMMDVGIFCKETRFISPEKDCTITKFLNRILGLEVLKQNSLFQYFSDNFDYLIEKDKKEGKYDMGILDLAPGNDEISNETQEKFRTPGNPQEGQVILHKISVDRGMPWEEALKKSHTFSNPDEGFYMSHKLRGSHPCVLLAELGRGHNLTVYKPNVGKQKKPENLENIQKKYRKVTPEEAKESWENQFTFSFRKCSHANWTGRCKKVEEGQECVQGKRLRQYHVLCGALLCVWKRVADVVADVTSSSILQIVRLKTKEHKQVGIKIPENCVAQVRDELDRMDKEVERKHTEKKLQAQEQLLAEQRRRMLEERHRDTLYSHPPQLSSMTTIFNDPLFASFSSLNSTEGILDLTVGGSSRLSPHSTDFSIEAFSQVEQQQHQQQQGQSALRDSVQQLFNYVTHHEPSHHSALPSSSPDSLHTAIPAAASLFSTSAIHPSSSSSSLFSPSLTPSSSSSSLSLFSSLSPSDQHPFANCNDDTVINAKEVLSNMLRSSDSRTSVIHFRVPESEHMS